A single genomic interval of Danio aesculapii chromosome 5, fDanAes4.1, whole genome shotgun sequence harbors:
- the uap1l1 gene encoding UDP-N-acetylhexosamine pyrophosphorylase-like protein 1: MSFEAAKARLEAAGQTHVLQFWEELSAEERGTFLEEISQLQPDELVKHCREAAASASRESSADGRLDERMQPVPSEFIGSVRKSDRETLQKWENEGLLQISQDRVAVLLLAGGQGTRLGVSYPKGMYNVGLPSGKTLYQMQAERIQKVQELANVRHGCRCTVPWYIMTSEFTLGPTEKFFKDNKYFGLCPSNVVMFEQRMIPAVGFDGKIILEKKNKIAMAPDGNGGLYRSLVDNKILADMEGKGVEYLHVYCVDNILVKMADPVFIGFCVNKEADCGAKVVDKAYPAEPVGVVCRVDNVYQVIEYSEIQPETAELRGPGGELLFSAGNICNHFFTRSFLKDVAEKFESKLKQHVAIKKVPFVDGEGNLVKPSKPNGIKMEKFVFDVFQFSKKFVAFEVLREEEFSPLKNADGAPLDTPTTARRSLLAQHYRWILAAGGSFMDEHNKPIAPKHSTAQNEDPPAICEISPLVSYFGEGLEKLLNQKNLKSPFILDENEAKNLVQTA, translated from the exons ATGTCCTTTGAGGCAGCTAAAGCGAGGTTAGAAGCTGCAGGACAGACTCATGTTTTACAGTTCTGGGAAGAACTTTCTGCGGAAGAAAGGGGCACATTTCTGGAGGAAATTTCTCAGCTGCAGCCCGACGAGTTAGTCAAGCACTGCCGAGAAGCTGCAGCGTCCGCAAGCCGAGAGTCGAGTGCTGATGGTCGGCTAGACGAGCGGATGCAGCCCGTTCCTTCAGAGTTCATTGGGAGTGTGCGTAAAAGTGACAGAGAAACCCTTCAGAAGTGGGAGAATGAAG GGTTACTTCAGATTTCACAGGATAGAGTGGCTGTTTTGCTTTTAGCTGGTGGTCAGGGGACTCGACTTGGAGTATCCTATCCCAAAGGCATGTATAACGTTGGGCTTCCAAGTGGAAAAACCCTGTACCAGATGCAGGCTGAGAGGATCCAGAAAGTACAAGAGCTGGCCAATGTGAGGCATGGTTGTAGGTGCACAGTACCATG GTACATAATGACCAGTGAGTTCACCCTGGGACCCACAGAGAAGTTCTtcaaagacaacaaatattttggcCTTTGTCCATCCAATGTGGTCATGTTTGAACAGAGGATGATACCAGCTGTGGGCTTTGATGGAAAGATCATCCtggagaagaaaaacaaaatagccATGGCTCCAG ATGGAAATGGCGGCCTCTATCGGTCACTAGTGGACAACAAGATTTTAGCGGACATGGAGGGAAAAGGTGTGGAGTATCTTCATGTGTACTGTGTGGACAACATCTTGGTGAAGATGGCAGACCCGGTTTTCATTGGCTTTTGTGTAAACAAAGAAGCAGACTGTGGTGCCAAG GTGGTGGATAAGGCCTATCCTGCAGAGCCTGTTGGAGTGGTATGTCGTGTGGACAATGTATATCAGGTGATCGAGTACAGTGAGATCCAGCCAGAGACAGCAGAGCTGCGAGGCCCAGGAGGAGAGCTTTTGTTCAGTGCCGGGAACATCTGCAATCACTTCTTTACCCGGAGCTTCTTAAAGGACGTGGCCGA GAAGTTTGAAAGTAAGCTGAAGCAGCATGTGGCAATCAAGAAAGTGCCGTTTGTGGATGGAGAAGGAAACCTGGTGAAACCAAGCAAGCCCAATGGCATCAAAATGGAGAAATTTGTATTTGACGTCTTTCAGTTCTCAAA gaaatttGTCGCATTTGAGGTGTTGAGGGAAGAGGAGTTTTCACCCCTGAAAAATGCTGATGGGGCGCCTCTGGACACACCAACCACAGCACGCCGATCTTTGCTAGCACAGCATTACCGCTGGATTCTGGCAGCTGGTGGAAGCTTCATGGATGAGCATAATAAACCCATCGCTCCAAAACATAG TACTGCACAGAATGAAGATCCACCAGCAATCTGTGAAATCTCTCCACTCGTATCATACTTTGGCGAG GGTCTGGAAAAGCTGCTAAATCAGAAGAACTTGAAGTCGCCTTTTATACTTGACGAGAATGAAGCCAAGAATCTTGTGCAAACTGCATAA